The stretch of DNA ATTAGGGAACTTGTAACAAGCCTTAACATTCTTTTTTTACAAGGGCTTTCCAAAAATTGTTTGAATAGGTTATCTTTGGCTGAAGATAAATAACTACACAAAACTAATGGCTGTAAATTTAGACTAGTGACAACAAAAATATTATTGATAGAAACAACTACTCGGAGTTGTTCAGTTTGTTTGAGTAAGAATGGAGAACCTTGGATTGTTCGGGAGACAAAAAGCCAATCGGGGCATGCCGAAAAGCTAACGCTCTTTATTCAAGAGGTTATGGATACGGCTTCTCTGCGTTTAGAAGACTTAGATGCAATTGCCATTAGTCAAGGACCTGGTTCGTATACAGGACTAAGGATTGGTGTTTCTACCGCTAAAGGGCTTTGTTATGCGTTGGACAAACCGATGATTGCCGTAGATACTCTACAGGCTTTAGCATGGGGGGCAAGTAAGCAATTTGCTAAGCCCAATACAGCTTATGTCGCATTGATGGATGCTCGAAGAATGGATGCTTATGTTGGAATTTATGGTACAGAAATGGAAGCAATCAAATCTCCTTATTTTTGCACACTTACGCCAACCAGTTTTGATTTTTTGCTAGAACAAGAGGGCTTTAATCAGATTGTTTTTGTAGGGGACGCTACAGCAAAGTATCAAGGAATGGTTGCGCCTACTAATCGGCTGATTAGTTCAGTTGATTTGCCTTCTGCTAAGTATTTAGCCAACTTGGCGCAGCTAGCTTATGAGCAAGAGCAATTTGTTGATGTTGCTTATTTTGAGCCATTTTATCTTAAAAAGCCCAATATTACAAAACCTAAACCTAAGTTTTAACCCCCTGTTAGCAGTGAAAATATTAGACAAATACATACTAAAACGATATCTAGGAAGCTTTTTCTTTATTGTCATGTTATCTTCTATGTTGTCTGTTGTAATCGATGCAGCAGAGAAAATTAACGATTTTTTGGCAGAAGATGGACCTACTTTTTATCAAGTTGTATTTGAATATTATCTCAATTTTATTCCATTTTTGAATAGCTTGATTTTTCCCTTGTATAACTTAATTGCAGTGGTATTTTTTACTTCAAGATTAGCCGCTAACTCAGAGTTTATTGCTATGATTGGAAATGGGGTGAATCACTATCGCTTGTTAGTTCCCTATCTTTTGGGGGCTTCAATAATTGCAGGCTTACATTTTTATGGCAATCATAATTTAATACCAGAATCAAATAAAACGAGAACCCTATTTGAGAATACCTATATTTATAAGCATAATTTTGTAGGAAATACAGGAAATTTTCATGCAGCAGCTAGCCCTTATGAAGAGTTTTATTTGCAGGGATTTAATCGTTATGATAGTACTGGAAGTTTGTTTGCTTGGATCAAGCATGATAGTTCTCGATTGAAGCGAACTTCTGTTTGGACAGCAACAAAAATTCGTTTGTTAGAACCGCCCAATCATTGGCGTTTATCAGGGATAAAAAAACGAGAAAAAGTATCGGCATTTAAAGATGAGGTGATTACGATGCCACCTCAAGTGACTATTGATACAACAATTGGGTTATATGTAACCGACTTGATCAAAAGAGACAACCACAAGGACAATATGACCACGGATGAATTAATTGTTTATATCAATAAGCAAAAGGCAAAAGGCATCGGGGGTACGCTGGTTTTTGAGGTCGAACGGTATCGAAGAAGTGCAGACCCCTTTTCTATTTTTATTCTAACCTTAATTGGTTTTTCAATTGCTTCTCGAAAAATGAGGGGAGGAATGGCTTGGCATTTGGTGGTAGGTTTTGGATTATCAGCTATTTATATTTTTATGACTAAGTTTTCCACCACTTTTTCTATCAATGGAGGTTTGTCGCCATTTGTTGGGGTTTGGGTGCCCAATTTCTTTTTTATGGGGGTTGCTATATGGATGCTTTTTAGAGCTCAAAAATAATAACGCAAATAATTCAAA from Aureispira anguillae encodes:
- the tsaB gene encoding tRNA (adenosine(37)-N6)-threonylcarbamoyltransferase complex dimerization subunit type 1 TsaB — translated: MTTKILLIETTTRSCSVCLSKNGEPWIVRETKSQSGHAEKLTLFIQEVMDTASLRLEDLDAIAISQGPGSYTGLRIGVSTAKGLCYALDKPMIAVDTLQALAWGASKQFAKPNTAYVALMDARRMDAYVGIYGTEMEAIKSPYFCTLTPTSFDFLLEQEGFNQIVFVGDATAKYQGMVAPTNRLISSVDLPSAKYLANLAQLAYEQEQFVDVAYFEPFYLKKPNITKPKPKF
- a CDS encoding LptF/LptG family permease produces the protein MKILDKYILKRYLGSFFFIVMLSSMLSVVIDAAEKINDFLAEDGPTFYQVVFEYYLNFIPFLNSLIFPLYNLIAVVFFTSRLAANSEFIAMIGNGVNHYRLLVPYLLGASIIAGLHFYGNHNLIPESNKTRTLFENTYIYKHNFVGNTGNFHAAASPYEEFYLQGFNRYDSTGSLFAWIKHDSSRLKRTSVWTATKIRLLEPPNHWRLSGIKKREKVSAFKDEVITMPPQVTIDTTIGLYVTDLIKRDNHKDNMTTDELIVYINKQKAKGIGGTLVFEVERYRRSADPFSIFILTLIGFSIASRKMRGGMAWHLVVGFGLSAIYIFMTKFSTTFSINGGLSPFVGVWVPNFFFMGVAIWMLFRAQK